A window of Cohnella herbarum contains these coding sequences:
- a CDS encoding S-layer homology domain-containing protein: MPDSNYYDLSRIGLNDVFAQPVSTALMKTSGTYANWDFSHTWGIEETLNDGYPYLRYLAPDLPATAAPGDSGGTTKVTAEPSFGNHLVIQVSSQEIATPKISDAIPSSGVTNPYVSGSDIDGVDEGTNKFVVVYEADNDNRVVKFAQLTLTSGEIRPYYLIERVNNQSLATLTEGYALGTRETKTIPITRIGTGDIDNLAVTVSGTSFELTQPTVTTLNNGTPSTRFTVKAKGGLAAGTYTSTVTISADHLANVTFTVTQVVQPVVRVKNAPQGGFSVVPPSRTTIDLGDENTGATIQVRADVQTSASGATFSNVEVDDDVLVQLLGALKDKNAASQTVTTVVEGGADQVVVDLPLAAIRKAMVANTRGTLIVRTDSTTYAMPLSLLRELSKDSTEEMISISINRISGSLKEKIERAAKAQGLLLLNRPTEFKVAIGDQERSDFGENYVERIVDVDSGADPSKATAVRYDPVTESFLFVPSTFKTKDKATEVVMKSTHNSIYMVIRTEKTFSDLRGHWAKGNMELLASKLIVKGLSATEFGPGVSITRAEFTALLVRSLGLGAIASDRSFQDVNAKSWYFDDVQAAVKAGLVKGLADGTFRPDDLITREQMTVIMAAALRFVGKEPADADENKSLDRFTDEDKIHAWALDSAAISVKAGMITGREDSTFAPTAFATRAEAGSMLVRMLRYIEFID; the protein is encoded by the coding sequence ATGCCTGATAGCAATTACTACGATCTGAGCAGAATCGGATTGAACGACGTTTTTGCCCAACCTGTATCCACGGCTTTGATGAAGACATCCGGAACATATGCGAATTGGGATTTCAGTCATACGTGGGGGATAGAGGAGACCCTTAATGACGGCTATCCTTATCTTCGGTATTTAGCTCCCGACTTGCCGGCAACAGCGGCGCCCGGGGATAGCGGCGGGACGACGAAAGTAACCGCGGAGCCAAGCTTCGGCAACCATTTGGTCATTCAGGTGTCGTCCCAAGAAATCGCTACGCCTAAGATAAGCGATGCCATTCCCTCTTCGGGCGTCACGAATCCTTACGTCTCCGGATCCGATATCGACGGAGTAGATGAAGGGACGAACAAATTTGTTGTTGTGTATGAAGCGGATAATGACAATAGGGTCGTGAAATTCGCACAACTTACGCTGACGAGCGGAGAAATCCGTCCTTATTATCTCATTGAACGGGTAAATAATCAGTCGCTGGCAACGTTGACCGAGGGCTATGCGCTGGGTACGCGGGAAACGAAGACGATACCGATTACGCGAATTGGGACGGGCGATATAGACAACTTGGCGGTGACGGTGAGCGGGACATCTTTCGAGCTTACGCAGCCGACGGTAACAACGCTGAACAACGGAACGCCTTCGACTCGGTTTACGGTGAAGGCAAAGGGAGGATTAGCGGCCGGTACCTATACCTCAACCGTAACCATATCGGCAGATCATTTGGCGAACGTGACTTTTACTGTCACGCAAGTCGTACAGCCCGTAGTACGCGTGAAGAATGCTCCTCAGGGCGGATTTTCGGTTGTTCCACCAAGCCGAACGACGATAGACCTTGGAGATGAGAACACCGGAGCAACGATTCAAGTGAGAGCGGATGTGCAAACCTCTGCGAGCGGAGCAACCTTTTCCAATGTAGAAGTGGATGATGACGTGCTCGTTCAACTGCTAGGGGCATTAAAGGATAAGAATGCCGCCTCCCAAACCGTCACAACCGTTGTCGAGGGGGGAGCCGATCAAGTTGTCGTTGATCTTCCGCTGGCTGCAATAAGGAAAGCGATGGTCGCGAATACTCGCGGTACCCTCATTGTAAGAACGGATTCTACGACCTATGCGATGCCATTGAGCTTGTTGCGGGAATTATCCAAGGATTCGACGGAGGAGATGATCTCGATCTCCATTAATAGAATAAGCGGATCGCTCAAGGAAAAAATCGAAAGGGCTGCGAAAGCTCAAGGATTGCTGCTATTGAATCGCCCGACAGAATTCAAAGTCGCTATCGGAGATCAAGAAAGATCTGATTTCGGCGAAAATTACGTGGAGCGGATTGTCGATGTAGATTCAGGTGCCGATCCGTCCAAGGCGACGGCGGTGCGGTACGATCCGGTTACGGAGTCTTTTCTCTTCGTGCCCTCAACGTTCAAGACAAAAGATAAAGCAACCGAAGTCGTAATGAAATCAACGCATAACAGCATCTATATGGTCATTCGAACGGAAAAAACGTTCTCGGATTTACGGGGACATTGGGCGAAGGGAAATATGGAGCTGCTAGCGTCCAAGCTGATCGTTAAAGGCTTATCGGCAACCGAGTTCGGGCCCGGGGTTAGCATAACGCGCGCGGAATTTACGGCGTTGCTCGTCCGTTCTCTCGGACTCGGCGCCATTGCATCCGATCGATCGTTTCAAGACGTGAATGCGAAATCTTGGTATTTCGACGATGTTCAGGCGGCGGTTAAAGCCGGATTGGTTAAAGGTTTGGCGGATGGAACCTTCCGTCCGGATGATCTTATTACGCGAGAGCAGATGACGGTGATTATGGCGGCGGCTTTAAGATTCGTAGGCAAGGAGCCTGCGGATGCGGACGAAAATAAATCGCTCGATAGATTTACGGATGAGGATAAAATTCATGCATGGGCATTGGATTCAGCGGCTATTTCTGTTAAGGCGGGAATGATTACTGGCCGTGAAGATTCGACATTCGCGCCGACCGCATTCGCTACCCGTGCCGAAGCGGGTTCTATGTTGGTGAGAATGCTGCGTTATATTGAATTTATCGACTAG
- a CDS encoding low temperature requirement protein A, translated as MNKEATTNQHHPASSDRKVTWLELFYDLLFVAAVSKAGHVLLHVENGYISFEYLMKFVLIFVPIWWAWVGQSLFVNRFGQDILSHRIFLILQLFFVLIMTASLSVDFDQYYVPFLIGYIGLRAMTAIQYLAVHKKEESHRKNTARYLGSRFWIGLAISSLSLFFDSWIRYAVLYAGIAVDILLPILGRRYLVKSPIHTHHLLERFSLFTLILLGESVISILAVLQSSYWTWQSILFASLTFVLIIAMWWQYFDNVEKKVNKSLETAGQTIIYGHLFIYLSMSMIAASIQLLFLEQLNYTFMLSFIFGSVLLYFFSTSLVFHKYRHAHQRLGGAHLAFFLGLLGVFFIVDLLFLLPNYIIIGEVMVFFVVYAKLTT; from the coding sequence ATGAACAAAGAAGCTACGACGAATCAACACCATCCAGCCTCGTCAGATAGGAAGGTTACTTGGCTTGAATTATTTTATGATTTGCTGTTCGTAGCGGCGGTGTCAAAAGCGGGCCATGTCTTATTACATGTCGAAAACGGCTACATTTCGTTCGAATACTTAATGAAATTCGTCCTCATCTTCGTTCCGATCTGGTGGGCTTGGGTAGGACAATCGCTTTTCGTAAACCGGTTTGGTCAAGACATCTTATCTCACCGGATTTTTCTGATCCTACAGTTATTTTTCGTGTTAATCATGACGGCCAGCCTCTCGGTTGATTTTGATCAATATTACGTTCCGTTCCTAATAGGCTACATTGGATTAAGAGCAATGACGGCCATTCAATACCTTGCGGTTCATAAAAAGGAAGAGTCGCACAGAAAGAACACGGCCCGATATTTGGGAAGTCGCTTCTGGATTGGTTTGGCGATATCTTCTTTATCCCTATTCTTCGACTCCTGGATTCGCTATGCTGTTTTGTATGCGGGAATTGCCGTAGACATCTTGCTCCCGATACTCGGTCGGCGATACTTGGTGAAAAGTCCTATACATACACACCACTTATTGGAACGCTTCTCGCTGTTTACGCTTATTTTACTTGGCGAATCCGTAATCAGTATTCTAGCGGTTCTACAGTCCAGTTACTGGACTTGGCAATCTATTTTATTTGCTTCGTTAACTTTCGTATTAATCATCGCGATGTGGTGGCAGTATTTCGATAATGTCGAGAAGAAAGTGAACAAGTCCTTGGAGACTGCGGGGCAAACGATAATCTACGGTCATCTTTTTATCTATTTATCCATGTCCATGATCGCGGCTTCGATTCAACTTTTATTTTTGGAACAGTTAAATTATACGTTTATGTTAAGTTTTATTTTCGGATCCGTATTGCTCTACTTTTTTTCAACCTCGTTAGTTTTCCATAAATATAGACATGCGCATCAAAGATTAGGCGGAGCACATTTAGCGTTCTTCTTGGGGTTGCTTGGCGTATTTTTCATAGTGGACTTGTTATTCTTGCTCCCCAATTACATCATCATTGGCGAAGTTATGGTGTTCTTTGTTGTATATGCTAAGTTGACGACTTGA
- a CDS encoding TetR/AcrR family transcriptional regulator, whose protein sequence is MQGQRGRPRNVETQKSILSAAYDLLLENGFGAVTVEKIADRAKVSKATIYKWWPNKAAVVMDGFLSAAADRLPVPDTGSVRNDILVHATNLVLFLISREGKIITEIVGEGQFDSGLAEAYRTRYFHPRRLEARRLLEQGVQRGELKENLDIDSIIDLIYGPIFYRLLVTGDKLDSSYVEELVMYAFEGIRST, encoded by the coding sequence ATGCAAGGCCAAAGAGGGCGCCCGCGTAATGTTGAAACGCAGAAGTCTATCCTTTCCGCTGCTTATGATTTATTGCTGGAAAACGGCTTTGGAGCGGTCACGGTTGAAAAAATTGCCGATCGGGCCAAGGTGAGCAAAGCCACGATCTATAAATGGTGGCCGAACAAGGCTGCCGTAGTCATGGACGGTTTTCTATCTGCCGCCGCGGACAGACTGCCGGTGCCTGACACGGGTTCCGTGCGGAATGATATTCTCGTACATGCTACAAATTTAGTCCTGTTCTTGATAAGCCGAGAGGGTAAGATCATTACGGAAATCGTAGGGGAAGGGCAATTCGATTCAGGATTGGCGGAGGCTTACCGGACACGATACTTCCATCCTCGCCGGCTTGAGGCTAGGCGTCTTCTGGAACAAGGGGTTCAGCGCGGGGAATTGAAAGAAAATCTGGATATCGATTCGATCATCGATCTGATTTACGGGCCGATTTTCTATCGCTTGCTGGTGACCGGCGATAAATTGGACTCTTCCTACGTGGAGGAATTGGTGATGTATGCTTTTGAAGGTATCCGCTCGACGTGA
- a CDS encoding MFS transporter, with protein sequence MHKEQAKNGARISSWMMFLLAASCGLIVANLYYAQTLVGPISVTTSLSSTAAGLIVTLTQIGYVVGLLFIVPLSDIIENRRLTVGTLAVAVVALLAAAFAPNAALFLTASLFIGIGSVVAQILVPYATFLASEEQRGRVVGNVMSGLLLGIMFARPVASFVTSIWTWQAVFVLSAILIALLAILLSRALPERSPAPGVTYGKLLISLVPLLKQTPALRRYALYQACLFGAFSLFWTVVPLRLADDFGMSQQGIAWFALVGVGGAVAAPIAGRLADKGWSSRLTGLAMIIAALSFLLISLFQSHTTIALILLFVSAITLDMAVSGNLVLGQRVIYSLGSEARGRLNGLFMSIFFVGGAIGSSLGGWSYAYGGWTIASLIGVSLPLLALLYFFIGKRTARE encoded by the coding sequence ATGCACAAAGAACAAGCAAAGAACGGAGCTCGTATTTCAAGTTGGATGATGTTTCTGCTCGCGGCCTCATGCGGTCTGATCGTTGCCAATCTCTATTATGCTCAAACTCTTGTTGGCCCGATCAGCGTTACGACGAGCCTTTCTTCCACCGCAGCAGGATTGATCGTCACATTAACTCAAATCGGTTATGTCGTGGGGTTACTGTTTATCGTACCGCTTAGCGACATTATCGAGAATCGGCGTCTAACGGTAGGAACGCTAGCGGTTGCGGTCGTTGCGTTGCTGGCAGCCGCATTCGCGCCTAATGCGGCGCTGTTCCTGACCGCGTCCCTGTTTATTGGAATCGGATCCGTGGTAGCCCAAATCCTCGTGCCTTATGCGACCTTTTTAGCTTCCGAAGAACAGAGGGGCCGCGTGGTCGGGAACGTCATGAGCGGACTCTTGCTCGGCATCATGTTCGCCCGTCCGGTGGCAAGCTTTGTAACTAGCATCTGGACTTGGCAAGCCGTATTCGTTTTGTCGGCAATCCTCATCGCGTTGTTGGCAATACTGCTCTCGCGCGCTCTTCCTGAGCGTAGTCCTGCGCCCGGGGTTACCTACGGTAAATTATTGATCTCTTTAGTCCCCCTCTTGAAACAGACGCCCGCTTTACGTCGCTACGCCTTATATCAAGCGTGTTTATTCGGAGCTTTTAGCCTCTTTTGGACGGTCGTTCCTCTGCGGTTGGCGGATGATTTTGGAATGTCGCAGCAAGGCATCGCATGGTTCGCTTTAGTAGGGGTGGGCGGTGCGGTAGCAGCTCCGATTGCCGGAAGACTAGCGGATAAAGGATGGAGCTCGCGGTTAACCGGACTTGCCATGATCATTGCCGCTTTGTCCTTCTTACTCATTTCGCTTTTTCAAAGCCACACGACTATTGCTCTTATCCTGTTGTTTGTTTCCGCGATCACGCTGGATATGGCCGTATCGGGAAATCTTGTGCTTGGTCAGCGTGTGATTTATTCATTGGGAAGTGAAGCGAGAGGCCGGCTTAACGGGCTGTTTATGTCTATCTTTTTCGTCGGCGGAGCCATTGGTTCCTCGCTGGGCGGTTGGTCTTATGCGTACGGGGGCTGGACTATCGCCTCTCTCATCGGTGTCTCCCTGCCGCTTCTGGCTTTGCTTTATTTTTTCATCGGTAAAAGAACTGCTAGGGAATAA